One Clarias gariepinus isolate MV-2021 ecotype Netherlands chromosome 5, CGAR_prim_01v2, whole genome shotgun sequence genomic region harbors:
- the LOC128524024 gene encoding cell surface glycoprotein CD200 receptor 1-A-like, giving the protein MERKLFLRLVFLSAVCLTRSHASANNTQPHSTTDQKHAESRNEVVELGTTVTLNCTSRKIAWQDMIFVIWKMTLKGKECRIAVAKNDSDYDTCQDGKKLTHTAQGTYHLVIPNFSVEDEGTYTCDTSCTSGGSIDVITVSAWSRPHLSGWLEYQNGHTIAVCEATGKPRASILWKALWNTSLSVPQATERGGQVSTVISRLHIPRHASHRNLTCVATVKDLKTQFSNFTFRDAHIGWPIILVGVCATCSIVALLTGLYIMRKSFMPLSIFRKICCKPDTPAPSEEKPQQPYDPEELQPYASYVQRVNSIYNSSAELFNA; this is encoded by the exons ATGGAGCGAAAATTATTCCTGAGACTCGTCTTTCTCTCCGCTGTCTGTCTTACGAGAAGTCATGCATCAG CTAACAATACACAGCCCCACTCTACAACCGATCAAAAGCATGCAG AGTCCAGGAATGAGGTTGTTGAATTGGGCACCACTGTCACCTTAAACTGCACCAGCAGGAAGATCGCATGGCAAGACATGATTTTTGTCATCTGGAAAATGACTTTGAAAGGCAAAGAGTGTAGAATTGCTGTAGCTAAAAATGACTCAGATTATGACACCTGTCAAGATGGGAAAAAGCTGACCCACACAGCACAGGGAACCTACCACCTGGTCATCCCAAATTTTTCTGTTGAAGATGAAGGAACTTACACCTGTGACACTTCATGCACATCAGGTGGTTCAATAGATGTGATCACGGTCTCTGCATGGT CACGTCCACACTTATCTGGCTGGCTGGAATATCAGAATGGACACACTATTGCTGTGTGTGAAGCTACAGGGAAACCACGAGCCTCTATCCTTTGGAAAGCACTGTGGAACACATCCCTTTCTGTCCCACAAGCAACTGAGCGTGGAGGGCAGGTTTCTACAGTGATTAGCCGCTTACACATTCCTCGACATGCTTCTCATAGGAACCTCACTTGTGTGGCCACTGTTAAAGACCTCAAGACTCAATTTAGTAACTTCACATTTAGAG ATGCACATATTGGCTGGCCCATAATTCTAGTGGGAGTTTGTGCCACCTGCTCCATTGTGGCTCTTTTAACTGGACTTTACATCATGCGTAAAAGTTTCATGCCTTTAAG CATTTTTAGAAAGATTTGCTGCAAACCTGACACCCCTGCACCAAGTGAAGAAAAACCTCAACAG CCCTATGACCCTGAAGAATTGCAACCCTACGCCAGTTACGTGCAAAGAGTAAACTCCATCTACAACTCTTCCGCTGAACTCTTCAACGCGTGA